A stretch of Sulfurimonas xiamenensis DNA encodes these proteins:
- the bamA gene encoding outer membrane protein assembly factor BamA: MRIFLATLLTLLAVNLYAYTVKSVKYEGMVHMSESVASRMLKFEIGDNVDDKMIDESIKSYFKQGYFEDIWVDLDEDGILTFHFKEKPLISKIELKGWKENDTEIRDSIIQIKVGALYDEKKLEAAKKRIIEAINQEGKIDSVVEILKERLDNGSMHITFLVNEGAEIVIKELAYSGVSGLETENFDEIIANKQREFMGWLWGRNDGKMKVEDLAYDPLRIRDIYMQHGYLDIDVNEPFVKVNFDNYTADMSYQIKEGEIYTISAITIEQQEHVIDDTLIKEQIQLEVGKAFNVQTFRDDSQRIKTLIADLSYAFVQVVPDLKKDKENKTVEVVIKVIPGDKVKIRNVIISGNNRTLDRIIRRELYLGPGDMYSLTDLTDSRNALGRLGFFDGNTIEEKRVDNKNIDLIVKVKEAPTGNIQLGGGYGSYGGILISVAVDDRNIWGSGINVGVKAERSELTSNYSFNISNPRLNDSDFSGNFSIYTSDYEYDDYIVMSDGLTLGTGHRFTRFVSGYIGYGYSNNSYDIDENSTYYNDPYYENYGKSSITLSVKFDNTDDFYLPRKGFTFSQSFENAGIGSDAKFFKSGTSFGAYKGFEEYLGFDLIARYKAKLNYVKEMGYLPIAERFYLGGIGSVRGYESYSLAPTIEDLDEEDGVRRVGGEYSATNSLEFSFPLVPKAKMRLVTYLDWGYIGTTEDSRDDYLVKNISRGGVGAGLEWFSPVGPIQLMFSKPLGEEEGDKTAAFEFTMGQRF; the protein is encoded by the coding sequence AATGCTTAAGTTTGAAATAGGTGATAATGTTGATGATAAAATGATTGATGAATCTATAAAAAGTTATTTTAAACAGGGATATTTTGAAGATATATGGGTTGATTTAGACGAAGATGGCATTTTAACTTTTCATTTTAAAGAGAAGCCGCTTATATCAAAAATAGAATTAAAAGGGTGGAAAGAGAATGACACTGAAATTAGAGACAGTATCATTCAGATAAAAGTAGGTGCACTGTATGATGAGAAAAAACTTGAAGCTGCAAAAAAAAGAATTATAGAGGCGATTAATCAAGAGGGAAAAATTGACAGTGTTGTAGAAATTTTAAAAGAGCGTTTGGATAATGGCAGCATGCATATTACCTTTTTGGTAAATGAGGGTGCGGAAATAGTTATTAAAGAGTTGGCTTATAGCGGTGTATCTGGCTTGGAAACTGAAAATTTTGATGAGATTATTGCAAATAAACAACGCGAATTTATGGGTTGGCTTTGGGGACGAAATGATGGTAAGATGAAAGTGGAAGACTTAGCTTATGATCCTTTAAGAATACGCGATATTTATATGCAGCATGGCTATTTAGATATTGATGTCAATGAACCGTTTGTAAAAGTAAATTTTGATAATTATACGGCAGATATGAGTTATCAGATAAAAGAGGGTGAAATTTATACAATTAGTGCTATTACAATTGAGCAGCAAGAGCATGTAATTGATGATACATTAATAAAAGAGCAGATTCAATTGGAAGTAGGCAAAGCATTTAATGTTCAAACATTTAGGGATGATTCACAAAGAATAAAAACTTTGATTGCGGATTTAAGCTATGCATTTGTACAAGTTGTACCGGACCTAAAAAAGGATAAAGAGAATAAAACAGTTGAGGTAGTGATTAAAGTAATACCAGGGGATAAAGTTAAAATTAGAAATGTCATTATTTCAGGAAACAATAGAACTTTAGACAGAATTATAAGAAGAGAACTCTATCTAGGGCCGGGTGATATGTACTCTCTAACAGATTTAACAGATTCAAGAAATGCTCTTGGCAGACTTGGTTTTTTTGATGGGAATACCATTGAAGAGAAGAGAGTAGACAATAAAAATATAGACTTGATTGTTAAAGTAAAAGAAGCGCCAACGGGTAATATCCAATTAGGCGGCGGTTACGGAAGTTATGGCGGAATTCTTATAAGTGTTGCTGTTGATGATAGAAATATATGGGGTTCAGGAATAAATGTAGGTGTTAAAGCTGAGCGTTCTGAGCTAACATCAAATTACTCATTTAATATATCAAACCCACGATTAAATGATAGTGATTTCAGTGGTAATTTTTCTATTTATACATCAGATTATGAATATGATGACTATATTGTTATGTCTGATGGTTTGACTTTAGGAACAGGGCATAGATTTACTAGATTTGTCAGCGGATATATAGGTTATGGATATTCAAACAATAGTTATGACATTGATGAAAATTCTACATATTATAATGACCCCTATTATGAAAATTATGGGAAAAGCTCAATCACACTAAGTGTAAAATTTGATAATACAGATGATTTTTATCTTCCTAGAAAAGGTTTTACTTTTAGCCAAAGTTTTGAAAATGCCGGAATTGGTTCAGATGCTAAATTTTTTAAGAGTGGAACTAGCTTTGGTGCATATAAAGGATTTGAAGAGTATCTTGGGTTTGATCTCATTGCCAGATATAAAGCAAAATTAAATTATGTTAAAGAGATGGGCTATCTGCCAATTGCAGAGAGATTCTATCTAGGTGGTATAGGGAGTGTCAGGGGATATGAATCATATTCATTGGCTCCGACTATAGAAGATTTAGATGAAGAAGACGGTGTTAGAAGAGTAGGCGGTGAGTATAGTGCCACAAACAGCTTAGAATTCAGCTTTCCACTTGTTCCTAAGGCAAAAATGCGTTTAGTGACATATCTTGATTGGGGATACATAGGAACTACAGAAGATAGCAGAGATGATTATTTGGTGAAAAATATATCTCGTGGCGGAGTTGGAGCAGGACTTGAGTGGTTTTCTCCTGTCGGACCTATTCAGCTGATGTTTTCAAAACCTTTAGGAGAGGAAGAGGGAGATAAAACAGCGGCCTTTGAATTTACTATGGGACAAAGATTTTAA
- a CDS encoding Ppx/GppA phosphatase family protein: MAKRVAVIDIGSNSVRMIIYEKTSRFAFHILHEAKSRVRISEETYQNSGNLQDIPMQRAFDALENFLSIIKSFKARKTLCIATSALRDAPNQKDFVNRIKHSLGLNIKIIDGQREAYLGAVACANLLPEQKNALSIDIGGGSTEFSLINKQDIKLNISLNLGTVRLKELYFDTNDIDGAKKYIDSQLTQLDNINVSSIIGIGGSFRAISNAILNSSSYPLKKLHAFEPDYNEFIEFLKKILVANEDELKKLGIKANRVDVIKPGAMILLRVFKKLNINTLISSGVGVREGVFLSDLLRTSKNKFPANYNTSVSYIIDLHIDNKAYSNQISSVAKKIFDLTYEYLNIDKQYRYELAIAAKLCLSGNSLHYYSHNKHSYNLIKDALEFGFTHKQIILIATLAKYAKRKLPSSSHIDKFRDLLPETQQLNALSYLLSLSVALLSHQPRNIDFTISFEENVLNIKSKNSLYLAKENISKLENLNNLTVKILTEN; encoded by the coding sequence ATGGCAAAAAGAGTAGCAGTCATAGACATCGGTTCCAACTCAGTTAGAATGATTATCTATGAAAAAACTTCTCGATTTGCATTTCATATTTTGCATGAAGCAAAAAGCAGAGTAAGAATCTCTGAAGAGACTTATCAAAACAGTGGGAATCTTCAAGATATTCCCATGCAGAGAGCTTTTGACGCATTAGAGAACTTTTTATCAATAATCAAATCCTTTAAAGCCAGAAAAACTCTTTGTATAGCCACTTCTGCACTAAGAGACGCTCCAAATCAAAAAGATTTTGTAAATAGAATAAAACACTCTCTTGGCTTAAATATTAAAATTATAGATGGCCAAAGAGAAGCTTATCTTGGAGCAGTTGCATGCGCAAATCTTTTACCGGAACAAAAAAATGCTCTAAGCATTGATATCGGTGGCGGTTCAACCGAATTTTCACTTATTAACAAACAAGATATTAAATTAAATATATCTCTTAATTTAGGAACAGTAAGATTAAAAGAGCTCTACTTTGATACAAATGATATAGACGGTGCAAAAAAATACATTGATTCACAATTGACACAATTAGACAATATTAATGTATCTTCTATTATTGGCATCGGCGGCTCATTTAGAGCTATATCCAATGCGATATTAAACAGCAGCAGTTACCCTCTTAAAAAACTTCACGCTTTTGAACCTGACTATAATGAGTTTATAGAATTTTTGAAAAAAATTTTAGTTGCAAATGAAGATGAACTGAAAAAGCTTGGTATTAAAGCAAATAGAGTTGATGTTATAAAACCAGGAGCCATGATACTGCTTAGAGTTTTCAAAAAATTAAATATTAACACTTTAATCAGTAGTGGTGTAGGAGTTAGAGAGGGTGTGTTTTTATCTGATTTGCTTAGAACATCAAAAAATAAATTTCCCGCCAACTACAACACATCCGTAAGCTATATAATTGATTTACATATAGACAATAAAGCCTATTCAAATCAAATAAGCAGTGTTGCAAAAAAAATATTTGATTTAACCTATGAATATTTAAATATAGACAAACAATATCGCTATGAACTAGCAATAGCTGCAAAACTTTGTTTAAGCGGAAACAGTCTTCACTACTATTCTCATAATAAACATAGCTATAATCTTATCAAAGATGCTTTAGAATTCGGTTTTACACATAAACAGATAATTCTTATTGCAACCCTGGCAAAATATGCAAAAAGAAAACTTCCATCATCTTCACATATAGATAAATTCAGAGATCTTCTTCCAGAAACCCAACAACTCAATGCTCTTAGCTATCTTCTCTCATTAAGTGTTGCTCTACTGTCTCACCAGCCAAGAAATATTGATTTTACAATAAGCTTTGAAGAGAATGTACTAAATATAAAATCTAAAAATAGTTTATATTTAGCTAAAGAAAATATAAGCAAACTAGAAAATTTAAATAACTTAACCGTTAAAATTCTTACTGAAAATTAA